One part of the Geoalkalibacter sp. genome encodes these proteins:
- a CDS encoding nucleotidyltransferase domain-containing protein has protein sequence MGVPWEVTPQKVQAAVDRIVETARPRRIILFGSYVRGQMHRDSDLDILVIADDPVDNPRQE, from the coding sequence ATGGGCGTGCCCTGGGAAGTCACACCGCAAAAAGTTCAGGCCGCCGTGGACCGGATTGTCGAAACGGCCCGCCCGCGCCGGATCATTCTCTTTGGTTCCTATGTGCGGGGACAAATGCACCGGGACAGCGACCTGGACATCCTGGTGATCGCCGACGACCCCGTGGACAACCCTCGCCAGGAA